A region of Phalacrocorax carbo chromosome 7, bPhaCar2.1, whole genome shotgun sequence DNA encodes the following proteins:
- the LOC135314382 gene encoding zinc finger protein ZIC 1: MLLDAGPQYPAIGVTTFGSSRHHSTADVTDREVGLGINPFADGMGAFKINPSTHELASAGQTAFTSQAPGYAAAALGHHHHPTHVSSYSSAAFNSTRDFLFRNRGFGEAAAASAQHSLFASAAGSFAGPHGHTDAAGHILFPGLHEQATSHASPNVVNGQMRLGFSGDMYGRPDQYGQVTSPRSEHYASTQLHGYGHMNMNMAAHHGAGAFFRYMRQPIKQELICKWIEPEQLSNPKKSCNKTFSTMHELVTHVTVEHVGGPEQSNHICFWEECPREGKPFKAKYKLVNHIRVHTGEKPFPCPFPGCGKVFARSENLKIHKRTHTGEKPFKCEFEGCDRRFANSSDRKKHMHVHTSDKPYLCKMCDKSYTHPSSLRKHMKVHESSSQGSQPSPAASSGYESSTPPTIVSPSTENQTASSLSPSSSAVHHTSSHSTLTSNFNEWYV; the protein is encoded by the exons ATGCTTCTGGATGCTGGACCGCAGTATCCCGCCATAGGAGTCACTACCTTCGGATCCTCCCGCCACCACTCCACGGCCGATGTCACGGACAGAGAAGTGGGGCTGGGGATCAACCCCTTCGCCGACGGCATGGGCGCCTTCAAAATCAACCCCAGCACCCACGAGCTGGCCTCGGCCGGCCAGACCGCCTTCACCTCGCAGGCGCCCGGCTACGCGGCGGCGGCCCTGGGGCACCACCACCACCCGACCCATGTCAGCTCCTACTCCAGCGCCGCCTTCAACTCCACCCGGGACTTTCTGTTCCGCAACCGCGGCTtcggggaggcggcggccgccaGCGCCCAGCACAGCCTCTTCGCCTCCGCCGCCGGCAGCTTCGCCGGACCCCACGGACACACCGATGCCGCGGGACATATACTTTTCCCGGGGCTGCACGAACAAGCCACCAGCCACGCTTCGCCTAACGTGGTGAACGGGCAGATGCGCCTGGGCTTCTCCGGGGACATGTACGGCAGACCCGACCAGTACGGCCAGGTCACCAGCCCCCGCTCCGAGCACTACGCCTCGACCCAGCTGCACGGCTACGGCCACATGAACATGAACATGGCAGCCCACCACGGGGCAGGGGCCTTCTTTCGTTACATGCGGCAGCCCATCAAACAGGAACTCATCTGTAAGTGGATTGAGCCCGAGCAATTGTCAAACCCCAAAAAGTCCTGCAACAAAACTTTCAGCACGATGCACGAGCTGGTGACTCATGTCACGGTGGAACACGTTGGAGGACCCGAGCAGTCCAATCACATATGTTTCTGGGAAGAGTGCCCGAGAGAAGGGAAACCTTTCAAGGCCAAATATAAACTTGTAAATCACATCAGAGTCCACACAGGTGAAAAACCTTTCCCCTGCCCTTTCCCAGGCTGTGGCAAAGTGTTTGCCAGATCAGAGAATCtcaaaatacacaaaagaaCTCATACAG GTGAAAAACCATTTAAGTGTGAATTCGAGGGCTGTGACAGGCGCTTTGCAAACAGCAGCGACCGCAAAAAgcacatgcatgtgcacacTTCCGACAAGCCCTATCTCTGCAAAATGTGTGACAAGTCCTACAcgcaccccagctccctcagaaaGCACATGAAG GTCCATGAATCATCCTCGCAGGGGTCCCAGCCTTCTCCCGCCGCCAGCTCAGGCTACGAGTCCTCCACCCCTCCAACCATCGTGTCTCCGTCCACAGAAAACCAGACCGCCAGCTCCTTATCCCCTTCCTCCTCCGCAGTCCACCACACGTCCAGCCACAGCACGCTTACATCAAATTTTAACGAATGGTACGTCTAA